The Effusibacillus pohliae DSM 22757 genome includes a window with the following:
- a CDS encoding ABC transporter permease, with the protein MSQTIHPASNAGLPQPAAAVTGASQWRTFFRRFARNKLAVIGGLIIVLLVMTALLAPVIATHDPIFDQDYSAVLQPAGNGHILGTDDLGRDTFSRLVYGARLSLEAAVISVGIAVLIGVPIGLITGYFRGFWDEWVVMRIVDAMQAFPSLILALAMAAALGGGFFNAMVAIGIGFTPSFVRITRAQVMTVRNLEFVQAAKAIGASDWRIMFLHVLPNSLAPILVQMTLAMASAIIAEAGLSYLGLGARPEQPSWGSMLHVAQGYLNVQPMLAFWPGLAIFLVVLGFNLLGDGIREVLDPKLKR; encoded by the coding sequence ATGAGTCAAACGATCCACCCGGCTTCCAACGCGGGGCTGCCGCAACCTGCGGCGGCCGTAACGGGAGCCAGCCAATGGCGCACTTTCTTCCGCCGCTTTGCCCGCAACAAATTGGCTGTCATCGGTGGCTTGATTATCGTTCTATTGGTGATGACCGCTCTCTTGGCGCCGGTAATCGCGACGCACGATCCGATTTTTGACCAGGACTATTCCGCTGTCCTGCAGCCGGCGGGTAACGGGCATATCCTGGGAACGGACGATCTCGGGCGCGATACGTTTTCACGGCTGGTGTACGGAGCCCGCCTGTCGCTGGAAGCGGCGGTGATTTCCGTTGGCATCGCCGTGCTGATCGGTGTGCCGATCGGATTGATCACCGGCTATTTTCGCGGCTTCTGGGATGAGTGGGTGGTGATGCGAATCGTCGATGCGATGCAGGCGTTTCCGTCGCTGATTTTGGCGCTGGCGATGGCGGCCGCGCTGGGTGGCGGTTTCTTCAACGCGATGGTCGCGATCGGTATCGGGTTCACGCCCTCCTTTGTACGAATCACTCGGGCGCAGGTGATGACGGTTCGCAACCTGGAGTTTGTGCAGGCGGCGAAGGCGATCGGGGCCAGCGATTGGCGGATTATGTTTTTGCATGTGTTACCCAATTCGCTGGCCCCCATCCTGGTGCAAATGACCCTGGCGATGGCATCGGCGATCATTGCGGAAGCCGGGCTGTCGTATCTGGGGCTGGGCGCAAGACCGGAGCAGCCAAGTTGGGGTTCGATGCTGCATGTTGCACAAGGCTATCTGAACGTGCAGCCGATGCTGGCGTTTTGGCCGGGGCTGGCGATTTTCCTGGTGGTGCTGGGATTTAACCTGCTCGGCGACGGAATTCGGGAAGTGTTGGATCCAAAGTTAAAACGCTAA
- a CDS encoding Lrp/AsnC family transcriptional regulator has product MVYEYTEANEIPPLELDDVDRQILQVLHENSRISYTDLAKRIGLSRVAVQSRITALIEAGVIERFTVVINPAKIGMQVSAFFNVDIEPQYLDQVAQKLAKEPAVTSLYHMTGPSTLHMHGIFTSTQEMEKFLLETLYTMPGIVRVETQMLLKRYKSRMGMKL; this is encoded by the coding sequence ATGGTATATGAATATACGGAAGCGAATGAAATTCCACCGCTTGAGCTCGATGATGTAGATCGGCAGATCCTGCAGGTGTTGCACGAAAACAGCCGCATCTCCTATACGGATTTGGCGAAGCGAATCGGACTGTCGCGGGTGGCCGTGCAGTCCCGGATCACCGCCCTGATCGAGGCCGGCGTGATCGAACGCTTCACCGTTGTCATCAATCCGGCCAAAATTGGCATGCAAGTGTCCGCTTTCTTCAATGTGGACATTGAACCGCAATATCTCGATCAGGTTGCGCAAAAATTGGCGAAAGAGCCGGCCGTGACCAGCCTGTACCACATGACGGGCCCGAGCACATTGCATATGCACGGCATCTTTACCAGTACGCAGGAGATGGAAAAATTTTTGTTGGAAACGCTGTACACAATGCCCGGTATCGTGCGCGTCGAAACGCAAATGCTGCTGAAGCGGTACAAGAGCCGCATGGGCATGAAGCTCTAA